One window of Tindallia californiensis genomic DNA carries:
- the nadE gene encoding NAD(+) synthase — protein MMELLTTRKIEWLQKKMQESGTSGFIVGLSGGVDSAVVANLIKQASPDNSMALILPISNSESDVEDALAVAEKIDLYCEVIDLSDVHEKLMQKVVGLEKIKEKLSKEALKTSNANLRARLRMSTLYAVANALNYMVVGTDNAPELYTGYFTKYGDGGVDILPIADLLKREVYHLAKHLGISNSIICKAPSAGLWEGQTDEEEMGITYEKIDAYLSGETIHPNEREIIETLHKKTQHKREMPPQHKGTTDI, from the coding sequence ATGATGGAATTGTTAACAACTAGAAAAATCGAATGGCTTCAGAAAAAAATGCAAGAATCTGGCACATCAGGATTCATTGTTGGGCTATCAGGAGGAGTTGATTCGGCAGTGGTAGCTAACCTGATTAAACAGGCATCTCCTGATAATTCGATGGCTTTAATTCTTCCGATTTCTAATAGTGAATCGGATGTTGAAGATGCATTGGCTGTTGCAGAAAAAATAGATCTATACTGTGAAGTGATAGATTTGAGTGATGTGCATGAAAAACTGATGCAAAAGGTAGTCGGCTTAGAAAAAATAAAAGAAAAGCTTAGCAAGGAAGCATTAAAAACTTCAAATGCAAATCTTCGAGCAAGACTTAGGATGAGCACTTTATATGCTGTGGCGAATGCACTCAATTATATGGTGGTAGGAACGGACAATGCACCTGAACTATATACAGGGTATTTCACTAAATATGGGGATGGTGGTGTGGATATATTACCTATTGCTGACTTGCTTAAACGAGAGGTCTATCACTTAGCAAAGCATCTTGGGATTTCGAATTCAATAATTTGTAAAGCTCCCTCAGCTGGGTTATGGGAAGGGCAAACCGACGAAGAAGAAATGGGAATTACATATGAAAAAATTGATGCCTACTTGAGTGGTGAAACGATTCACCCTAATGAGCGGGAAATTATTGAAACACTTCACAAAAAAACACAACATAAAAGAGAGATGCCACCTCAGCATAAAGGTACAACAGATATCTAA
- a CDS encoding YebC/PmpR family DNA-binding transcriptional regulator produces the protein MGRIGNIKERKNKQDSKKASVYTKLNRLITVAIREGGEDPEYNASLKTALDKARASNMPNDNIQRAIKKASGEIGNQTFEKIMYEGYGPSGVAVILEVLTENRNRTVGEIRYIFDKNGGNLGTSGCVSYLFERIGQILIEKSELIEEEMLLADSLEVGADDLEADEEVYEVKVTPSMFLEVKDALLKKGYSILDSDIIYKPTNLIHLSETDSIRMEKLIDMLEDNHDVQEIHHNWSKQ, from the coding sequence ATGGGAAGAATAGGAAACATTAAAGAAAGAAAAAACAAACAGGATTCAAAGAAAGCGTCTGTTTATACTAAGTTGAATCGGTTAATAACTGTTGCTATTCGAGAAGGAGGTGAAGATCCGGAATACAATGCATCATTAAAAACAGCATTAGATAAAGCAAGAGCTTCTAATATGCCAAATGATAATATTCAAAGGGCTATCAAAAAAGCTAGCGGAGAAATCGGAAATCAGACCTTTGAAAAGATAATGTATGAAGGCTATGGTCCTTCGGGGGTAGCTGTTATATTGGAGGTTCTAACAGAAAACCGCAATAGGACCGTTGGAGAAATAAGGTATATATTTGATAAGAATGGCGGAAATCTTGGAACTAGCGGCTGTGTTTCTTACTTGTTTGAACGAATTGGTCAAATTCTTATTGAAAAAAGCGAGTTGATTGAAGAAGAGATGCTTCTGGCAGACTCCTTAGAAGTAGGCGCTGATGATCTTGAGGCTGATGAAGAGGTTTATGAGGTAAAGGTTACTCCTTCGATGTTTTTGGAGGTTAAGGATGCACTACTAAAAAAAGGTTACTCAATACTAGACTCAGACATTATATACAAACCGACTAACTTAATCCACTTATCAGAAACAGATAGTATTAGAATGGAAAAATTGATTGATATGCTAGAAGATAACCATGATGTTCAAGAGATTCATCACAATTGGAGTAAACAATAA
- a CDS encoding C40 family peptidase — MSRYKKKCILSLITLSLITSCLPAYAQAGSGTVVGDNSTVRSEANLNASVVQTIPIGTKVTINGSDNDFLQVEVSGKNLSGWIHQDLVSLKDSAKKQDVYKGVVTASTLNIRSGPSTDSNLQGQLRIGNELQVIGESGDWLQIVDERSNKGWVHGDYINKIPNLPSAYANTEQISIYTERKDSSGILKHLQKHDIVYIKDYKDGWYLVITESEVEGWIKRNSVTLIINGNAPASRGGSRGNITGIVSTTEKYLGTPYRYAATGPNQFDCSGFVYYILHEYYGDMLRQNNINLPRSSRYMATVGTAVGRNQLEVGDLVFFNNGSSSSINHVGIYIGGNNFIHASSGSNMSVIVSSLNADNYRRRYSTARRLF; from the coding sequence TTGAGTAGATATAAAAAGAAATGTATACTGTCATTGATAACCTTATCACTAATAACATCATGTTTGCCGGCATATGCACAGGCAGGCTCGGGAACTGTAGTAGGTGACAATAGTACCGTAAGAAGCGAAGCAAATTTAAATGCGTCTGTGGTACAAACGATACCAATTGGAACAAAAGTAACCATTAATGGTTCAGATAATGATTTTTTACAAGTAGAGGTGAGCGGTAAAAATCTTTCAGGATGGATTCACCAAGATTTAGTGTCGCTAAAAGATTCAGCAAAAAAACAGGATGTTTACAAAGGCGTTGTAACAGCTTCGACGTTAAATATTCGGTCTGGACCTTCAACAGATAGCAACTTGCAGGGTCAGCTGAGGATAGGAAATGAACTTCAGGTGATCGGAGAGTCTGGCGATTGGCTTCAGATTGTTGATGAAAGAAGTAACAAAGGGTGGGTGCATGGTGACTATATTAACAAAATACCGAATTTACCATCAGCCTATGCTAATACTGAACAGATAAGTATTTACACAGAACGAAAAGATTCAAGTGGCATATTGAAGCATCTACAAAAACATGACATCGTTTACATAAAAGACTATAAGGATGGCTGGTACTTAGTGATAACAGAGTCTGAAGTTGAAGGGTGGATTAAAAGAAATAGCGTGACGCTTATTATTAATGGAAATGCTCCGGCAAGCCGGGGGGGCTCAAGGGGGAACATTACTGGTATTGTTTCTACAACAGAAAAATACTTAGGGACTCCATATCGCTACGCTGCAACCGGTCCCAATCAATTTGACTGTTCTGGTTTTGTTTATTATATTTTACATGAGTATTATGGAGATATGCTAAGGCAGAATAACATTAACCTTCCGAGATCATCAAGATATATGGCAACCGTTGGAACAGCCGTTGGACGAAATCAGCTAGAAGTAGGTGACTTAGTATTTTTTAATAATGGATCAAGTAGTAGCATAAATCATGTAGGTATCTATATTGGTGGAAACAACTTTATACATGCTTCATCTGGATCTAATATGAGTGTTATTGTGTCATCGTTAAATGCTGATAACTATCGAAGACGATATTCGACGGCAAGACGACTGTTTTAG
- a CDS encoding DRTGG domain-containing protein, with product MKLSEIQRLLDAEVLSGHEFLDREVTNAFAADLMSDVLAFVDDKTLLLTGLTNPHTIRTAEMMDIHSIVFVRGKKPDEETLKMAEENQVVTMTTKNIMFVASGVLYQEGLRGAKIIHK from the coding sequence ATGAAATTAAGTGAGATTCAAAGACTGTTAGATGCGGAAGTTTTATCTGGACATGAGTTTCTGGATCGCGAAGTTACAAATGCTTTTGCAGCTGATTTAATGAGTGATGTGCTTGCTTTTGTAGATGACAAAACATTATTATTGACAGGCCTCACAAACCCTCATACCATAAGAACAGCGGAAATGATGGATATTCATTCAATTGTTTTTGTTCGAGGAAAAAAACCTGATGAAGAAACATTGAAAATGGCAGAAGAGAATCAGGTAGTGACAATGACCACGAAAAATATTATGTTTGTAGCATCAGGTGTTTTGTATCAGGAAGGGCTAAGAGGCGCTAAAATAATTCATAAATAG
- a CDS encoding ATP-binding protein — protein MIDIQKKYSIERRDFQSAGQVSSSIKKIMKQVGVNPEVIRRVSVASYETEMNIIIHSNGGTMEFVIESDYIMLVALDKGPGIDNLELAMTEGYSTATKDVRELGFGAGMGLPNIKRCADQFEIESEFGKWTKISIRFEH, from the coding sequence GTGATAGATATTCAAAAAAAATATTCTATTGAGAGAAGAGATTTTCAATCAGCCGGTCAAGTATCTAGTAGTATTAAAAAAATAATGAAGCAAGTAGGTGTAAACCCTGAAGTTATCCGGCGTGTGTCGGTAGCTTCTTATGAAACGGAAATGAACATCATCATTCATTCTAATGGTGGGACGATGGAATTTGTTATTGAATCAGACTATATTATGCTTGTTGCACTTGATAAGGGTCCTGGAATTGATAACCTAGAGCTAGCAATGACGGAAGGATACTCTACAGCAACAAAAGATGTTAGGGAGCTTGGTTTTGGAGCTGGAATGGGTTTGCCAAACATTAAGAGATGTGCCGATCAATTTGAGATTGAATCGGAATTTGGCAAATGGACTAAGATTAGCATTAGATTTGAACATTAA
- a CDS encoding DRTGG domain-containing protein, which yields MTIKELRQHLNLEVVVLPENTEDRVIKDVYIGDMLSWVIGNAEHDSLWITIQTNINIIAVAVMVGINCIIVAENATIDADTVNRAEEEGIPIFRTPLTAYHIAKRIDLGS from the coding sequence ATGACGATTAAAGAACTTCGCCAGCATTTGAATCTTGAAGTAGTTGTTCTTCCTGAAAATACGGAAGATCGAGTGATTAAAGATGTCTACATTGGAGACATGCTGAGTTGGGTCATTGGCAATGCAGAACATGATAGTTTATGGATAACCATACAGACCAATATAAATATTATTGCCGTTGCTGTCATGGTTGGGATCAATTGCATCATAGTTGCTGAAAATGCAACTATTGATGCTGATACCGTTAACCGGGCAGAAGAGGAGGGAATACCAATTTTTCGTACACCTCTTACGGCGTACCATATTGCTAAGAGGATAGATTTGGGGAGTTAA
- a CDS encoding PHP domain-containing protein, whose translation MDTYAIDLHIHTALSPCGSEEMTPNNIINMSRLKALDIIAITDHNAIANVKPCMEVALQSDLTVIPGIEITTEEEVHLLAYFSTYDELEAFFCELKKYQANLKNRPEIFGNQMIFNSKDVMISEEKNLLMNAIQISFDSAVALINRFNGAAVPAHINRNSFSVTSSLGFLPQSLPIYCIELYERNHIENFLLSNPKYREYKHIISSDAHRLTEILERIFFMELINSTPKEVVNWMKTK comes from the coding sequence ATGGATACTTATGCTATTGATTTACACATCCACACAGCATTATCGCCTTGTGGTAGCGAAGAAATGACACCCAATAATATTATTAACATGTCACGATTGAAGGCATTAGATATCATTGCTATTACAGATCATAATGCAATTGCAAATGTAAAGCCCTGCATGGAAGTGGCATTGCAAAGTGACCTTACCGTTATTCCAGGTATAGAAATAACGACGGAAGAAGAGGTTCATTTACTAGCTTATTTTTCTACATATGATGAATTAGAAGCTTTTTTTTGTGAATTGAAAAAATACCAAGCAAATCTGAAAAACCGACCAGAAATATTTGGAAATCAGATGATTTTCAACTCGAAAGATGTTATGATAAGTGAGGAAAAAAACTTGTTAATGAATGCGATTCAGATTTCTTTTGATAGTGCTGTAGCATTAATTAATCGTTTTAATGGAGCTGCCGTACCAGCTCATATTAATCGAAATAGCTTTAGTGTGACTTCGTCGTTAGGTTTTTTGCCACAAAGTCTACCTATCTATTGCATTGAATTATATGAGAGGAATCATATCGAAAATTTTTTGCTTAGCAATCCAAAGTACAGGGAATACAAACATATCATTAGTTCAGATGCTCATCGCCTAACCGAAATTTTGGAAAGGATTTTTTTTATGGAATTAATTAACAGTACACCAAAAGAAGTTGTTAACTGGATGAAAACTAAGTAA
- a CDS encoding ATP-binding protein, protein MKELALHILDILQNSIAAKATLIRLSINESIKKDQLMIMIQDDGFGMDEETLKRVTDPFFTSRTIRKVGLGIPLLKQAAEECEGSLTIDSKVNEGTALKVIFRHSHIDRAPLGNISETICTILLAGKDFEFEYEHCTDNGQMKFSTIDIKKVLKETPITHPDVIAWIRDNVNSELEMIGASSTM, encoded by the coding sequence ATGAAAGAACTTGCACTCCACATACTAGATATTTTACAAAATTCCATCGCTGCAAAAGCAACGTTAATACGTCTAAGTATCAATGAAAGCATCAAAAAAGATCAATTAATGATAATGATTCAGGATGATGGTTTTGGTATGGATGAAGAGACACTAAAAAGGGTCACGGATCCTTTTTTTACGTCAAGAACTATTAGGAAGGTAGGGTTGGGAATTCCTTTACTAAAACAAGCCGCAGAAGAGTGCGAAGGTTCATTGACAATAGATTCCAAAGTGAATGAAGGAACGGCTTTGAAAGTAATATTTCGACATAGTCACATTGATAGAGCACCTTTAGGAAATATTTCTGAAACCATCTGTACGATTTTATTGGCAGGCAAAGATTTTGAATTTGAGTATGAACATTGTACTGATAATGGCCAAATGAAATTCAGTACAATTGACATAAAAAAGGTGTTGAAAGAAACGCCGATAACACATCCTGATGTTATTGCATGGATTCGGGATAATGTGAATAGCGAACTGGAGATGATTGGGGCCAGTTCAACAATGTAA
- the rsxC gene encoding electron transport complex subunit RsxC, with protein sequence MNFLTFKGGIHPPDSKSATSSKPIQEMKEPEEVIIPLQQHIGAPCKSLVKPKDEVKVGQPIGEPQGFVSAPVHATVSGTVKQVTPKPIGGGRTAECVVIESDGKNELHSEITPYEPIDEMSEKQIVEMIQNSGMVGMGGATFPTHVKLSPPPEKKIDTIIINGAECEPYLTADHRLMLEQPEMVIQGLKIIMKAVQAKKGIIAIEANKQDAIDMILKNISSEDPIQVVALQTKYPQGAEKQLIEACVKKQVPSGGLPMDVGVVVNNVGSAYQIAHTHKTGIPLIQRITTVTGSCITEPKNLRVRIGTPIKDLIEFCGGYSENPGKIIFGGPMMGIAQDSDEYPVIKGTSGVLAFNQNEALIPEPVNCIRCSKCIIGCPISLMPVTISEYSLSDRMDDAKRYHALDCIECGSCSYVCPSKRPLLHSIRVAKSSIMEKMKKQQK encoded by the coding sequence ATGAATTTCTTAACTTTTAAGGGTGGGATTCATCCACCGGATTCTAAGTCTGCGACATCATCAAAACCTATTCAGGAGATGAAGGAACCGGAAGAGGTGATTATTCCATTGCAGCAACATATTGGTGCTCCTTGTAAATCCTTGGTAAAACCCAAGGATGAGGTGAAAGTTGGTCAGCCAATTGGAGAACCACAGGGTTTTGTATCAGCTCCTGTGCATGCTACTGTGTCAGGCACAGTGAAACAAGTAACACCAAAACCAATTGGCGGAGGACGTACAGCTGAATGTGTTGTGATTGAATCTGATGGAAAAAATGAACTACACTCTGAGATTACTCCTTATGAGCCTATCGATGAAATGAGTGAAAAACAAATTGTTGAAATGATTCAAAACTCAGGGATGGTTGGCATGGGTGGAGCTACCTTTCCAACACATGTAAAGCTGTCACCACCACCAGAAAAGAAAATCGATACGATTATTATTAATGGTGCGGAATGTGAACCATACTTAACGGCTGATCACCGACTGATGCTTGAACAGCCTGAAATGGTAATTCAAGGTCTTAAAATTATTATGAAAGCCGTTCAGGCAAAAAAAGGTATCATTGCCATTGAGGCCAATAAACAGGATGCTATTGATATGATACTGAAAAACATTTCTTCAGAGGATCCGATCCAAGTGGTTGCATTACAGACCAAATATCCTCAGGGTGCTGAAAAACAACTTATTGAAGCATGTGTGAAAAAACAAGTTCCTTCCGGCGGTTTACCCATGGATGTAGGGGTTGTTGTTAATAATGTAGGATCGGCATATCAGATAGCACACACTCACAAAACGGGCATTCCTTTAATTCAAAGAATTACAACGGTTACTGGATCATGTATAACAGAACCGAAAAACTTAAGAGTAAGAATAGGTACGCCAATAAAGGATTTGATTGAATTCTGTGGCGGATATTCGGAAAATCCTGGGAAAATAATTTTTGGAGGCCCGATGATGGGCATTGCACAAGACTCAGATGAATACCCGGTAATAAAAGGCACTTCAGGTGTTTTGGCATTTAATCAGAATGAAGCACTAATACCTGAGCCTGTAAATTGCATTCGTTGTTCAAAATGCATTATAGGTTGTCCTATTAGTTTAATGCCTGTGACCATTAGTGAGTATTCGCTTTCCGATCGAATGGACGATGCGAAGCGTTATCATGCTCTTGATTGTATTGAGTGTGGTTCCTGTTCTTATGTCTGTCCATCTAAAAGACCATTATTACATTCTATTCGTGTAGCGAAAAGTAGTATTATGGAAAAAATGAAAAAACAGCAAAAATAG
- a CDS encoding RnfABCDGE type electron transport complex subunit D, whose translation MEQKLVVSSSPHIRDNNTVSKVMSDVFIALIPASIGAVYFFRTRALLIMVVAVITAVLAEAAVQKIRKQPVTINDMSAVVTGLLIALNLSPAVAWWIPAIGSAFAIVVVKQFFGGLGKNFMNPALAARILLTLSWTDRMTEWVSPGVDMVSTATPLSFIKGEVSVPSGAPSLFDTFIGNIGGCMGETSALLLLLGGVYLLYRKVISYHIPVIYIGTVALLTLVYGGFDMEYMLYHVMSGGLMIGAIYMATDYASSPLTIKGKIVYAIGCGLLTATIRVFGGYNEGVGFSILLMNVATPLIDRYTVPTIYGEVQKQHA comes from the coding sequence ATGGAGCAAAAGTTAGTTGTGTCTTCATCACCTCATATACGAGATAACAATACGGTTTCGAAAGTAATGAGTGATGTTTTCATTGCACTAATTCCCGCATCGATTGGGGCTGTGTATTTTTTTAGAACCAGAGCGCTACTGATTATGGTAGTAGCTGTTATTACGGCCGTTTTAGCAGAAGCGGCGGTACAGAAAATAAGAAAGCAACCAGTAACCATTAATGATATGAGTGCTGTTGTAACAGGTTTATTAATTGCACTAAACCTATCACCTGCTGTTGCGTGGTGGATACCAGCAATAGGGTCTGCGTTTGCAATCGTTGTGGTGAAACAGTTTTTTGGAGGTTTAGGGAAAAACTTTATGAATCCTGCACTAGCCGCTAGGATTTTATTGACACTTTCATGGACAGATAGAATGACAGAATGGGTAAGTCCGGGGGTGGATATGGTTTCAACAGCGACACCTTTGAGCTTTATAAAGGGAGAAGTTTCTGTTCCGTCTGGAGCACCTTCTTTATTCGATACATTCATAGGGAATATTGGCGGATGTATGGGTGAAACATCTGCGCTGCTTTTATTATTAGGTGGAGTCTATCTACTATATCGAAAAGTCATCTCTTACCATATTCCGGTTATTTATATTGGAACAGTTGCATTGTTAACGTTAGTATACGGTGGGTTTGACATGGAATATATGCTGTACCACGTTATGTCAGGTGGGCTAATGATCGGAGCTATCTATATGGCAACGGACTATGCTTCTTCCCCGCTTACGATAAAAGGAAAAATTGTTTATGCTATAGGTTGTGGTTTGTTAACGGCTACGATAAGAGTTTTCGGTGGTTATAATGAAGGAGTAGGTTTTTCGATTCTATTAATGAATGTAGCAACACCACTAATAGATCGATACACAGTTCCTACGATTTATGGGGAGGTGCAGAAACAACATGCGTGA
- a CDS encoding RnfABCDGE type electron transport complex subunit G, whose product MRDIAKMGIILLLITSVSGMVLGLTNSFTEGIIMERSIERVIASIETLIEGADDFEMIESEEVESAERVKEVYAGYKDGSVVGFSIKSYAQGYGGEVEVMVGITNEGAITGVQVMSQSETPGLGDVITDESFLENYQGNKTDEDVAVDTIGGATASSQAVNNAVEAAANLYEDYLKNL is encoded by the coding sequence ATGCGTGATATTGCAAAAATGGGAATTATATTACTGCTCATCACTAGTGTTTCCGGCATGGTTCTAGGCTTGACAAACAGCTTTACAGAAGGAATTATTATGGAAAGATCCATCGAAAGAGTAATAGCTTCTATAGAGACATTAATAGAAGGTGCAGATGATTTTGAAATGATAGAAAGTGAAGAAGTTGAATCAGCTGAACGGGTAAAAGAAGTTTATGCAGGATATAAAGATGGATCAGTTGTTGGATTTTCAATAAAAAGCTATGCACAGGGATATGGTGGAGAAGTAGAAGTAATGGTGGGAATAACGAATGAAGGTGCTATTACTGGTGTTCAGGTAATGAGCCAGTCTGAAACACCGGGTCTTGGTGACGTTATAACAGATGAAAGTTTCCTGGAAAATTATCAAGGAAACAAAACAGATGAAGACGTTGCGGTGGACACCATAGGTGGTGCTACAGCTTCTAGTCAGGCAGTTAACAATGCAGTTGAAGCTGCGGCTAATCTATACGAAGATTACTTAAAAAACCTGTAG
- the rsxE gene encoding electron transport complex subunit RsxE, whose product MKLSKVFSRGLVMDNPVFIQALGMCPILAVTNTAFNSFGMGMATTSVLLGSNIVVSLLRKFIPAKIRIPCFIVVIATFVTMVGMIMEAFFPALDQALGIFIPLIVVNCLILGRAESFASKNNTIGSITDALGMGLGFTGALVLLGIVREVIGFGTIFDIQLFGDSFEPMGLMTMAPGAFMALGILMAVFNRIVYTRLK is encoded by the coding sequence GTGAAACTATCGAAAGTGTTTTCTAGAGGTCTAGTCATGGACAACCCGGTTTTTATACAAGCGCTTGGAATGTGTCCAATTCTTGCTGTAACGAATACAGCCTTTAACAGTTTTGGTATGGGGATGGCTACCACTTCTGTTCTGCTAGGGTCCAATATTGTTGTATCATTACTAAGAAAATTTATACCAGCAAAAATAAGAATTCCCTGTTTTATTGTAGTAATAGCTACTTTTGTAACGATGGTAGGGATGATTATGGAAGCTTTTTTTCCAGCCTTAGATCAAGCATTAGGTATTTTTATACCCCTAATAGTTGTGAACTGCTTAATTTTAGGTAGAGCTGAATCCTTTGCATCTAAAAATAACACGATAGGATCTATTACCGATGCGTTAGGTATGGGCCTAGGATTTACAGGGGCTTTGGTTCTTTTAGGAATTGTTCGGGAAGTCATTGGATTCGGAACTATCTTTGATATTCAGTTATTCGGAGATTCCTTTGAGCCTATGGGCTTAATGACTATGGCCCCTGGAGCATTTATGGCACTGGGAATACTAATGGCTGTTTTTAATCGTATTGTATACACAAGATTGAAATAA
- the rsxA gene encoding electron transport complex subunit RsxA — translation MSASSIFVILISAIFVNNFVLSRFLGICPFLGVSKKVETSLGMGMAVTFVMTMASIITFVAQKFILDLLGIQYMQTIVFILVIASLVQLVEMVIQKTSPTLYQSLGVYLPLITTNCAVLGLTILNIQNDYNLVETIFHAIGAAVGFTLAIVLFAAIRERLELADIATEFKGFPIALITAGLMSLAFMGFAGLV, via the coding sequence ATGTCTGCTTCATCCATATTTGTAATTCTGATTAGTGCAATATTTGTTAATAATTTTGTACTGTCTCGCTTTCTTGGAATTTGTCCTTTTTTAGGTGTATCAAAAAAAGTTGAAACTTCATTAGGAATGGGAATGGCTGTAACCTTTGTAATGACAATGGCTTCTATTATAACCTTTGTAGCTCAGAAGTTCATATTAGACTTGCTTGGCATTCAATATATGCAAACCATTGTATTTATTTTGGTAATTGCTTCACTGGTTCAGTTGGTAGAAATGGTGATACAAAAGACAAGTCCAACACTCTATCAGTCACTGGGTGTTTACTTACCGCTTATCACTACCAATTGTGCTGTTTTAGGATTAACTATATTGAACATACAAAATGACTACAACCTTGTAGAAACCATTTTTCATGCAATAGGAGCAGCTGTTGGATTTACGCTTGCAATTGTATTGTTTGCAGCCATTAGAGAAAGATTAGAACTCGCTGATATTGCTACAGAGTTTAAAGGATTTCCTATAGCGTTAATAACAGCAGGCCTAATGTCCCTGGCATTTATGGGCTTTGCAGGCTTGGTGTAA
- a CDS encoding RnfABCDGE type electron transport complex subunit B → MNIQNILFPVIGLGGLGLVFGAGLAFASQKFKVDVDPRVATIRELLPGVNCGGCGLPGCDSFAKAVAEGTAPVDGCPVADGETNEEIAKVLGVQIAGSAKRVAKVICRGGAEECKEKFIYNGIKDCVAASMVSGGSKSCQNGCLGLGTCYNVCQFGAIKINNNNLAEIIPEKCTACNMCIEACPKDVITMVPYHQEVVITCNSNDSGKTVKQNCSVGCIGCRICVKACPEEAIDFENNLAFINYEKCTNCYICVEKCPTKAIEKKLTEAQEEAG, encoded by the coding sequence ATGAACATACAAAATATCTTATTTCCAGTGATAGGCTTGGGTGGCTTAGGGTTGGTTTTTGGTGCGGGATTAGCTTTTGCATCACAAAAATTCAAGGTGGATGTAGATCCGCGCGTTGCAACCATAAGAGAGCTATTGCCAGGTGTGAATTGTGGAGGGTGTGGTTTACCAGGATGTGATAGTTTTGCAAAAGCTGTTGCTGAAGGAACGGCGCCTGTTGATGGATGTCCTGTAGCTGATGGAGAAACAAATGAAGAAATAGCAAAAGTGCTTGGAGTTCAAATAGCAGGAAGTGCCAAACGAGTTGCAAAAGTAATTTGCAGAGGTGGAGCTGAAGAATGTAAAGAAAAATTTATTTATAATGGTATTAAAGACTGTGTTGCGGCAAGTATGGTGAGCGGTGGAAGTAAGTCCTGTCAAAATGGTTGTCTTGGCTTAGGAACTTGCTATAATGTTTGTCAATTTGGTGCCATTAAAATAAATAATAATAACTTGGCAGAAATTATCCCTGAAAAATGTACAGCGTGTAATATGTGTATTGAAGCTTGTCCTAAAGATGTAATTACAATGGTTCCTTATCATCAAGAGGTTGTTATTACATGTAACAGTAATGACTCTGGTAAAACAGTAAAACAAAATTGTTCTGTTGGGTGTATAGGTTGCAGAATTTGCGTGAAAGCTTGTCCAGAAGAGGCAATTGATTTTGAGAATAATCTCGCATTTATAAACTATGAAAAATGTACAAACTGTTATATATGTGTTGAAAAATGTCCAACCAAAGCAATTGAGAAAAAGCTTACAGAAGCTCAAGAAGAAGCTGGTTAG
- a CDS encoding Gx transporter family protein, translating into MKTKKIVYYGVLTSLGIALHILEGMIPNPFVGIVPGAKIGLANIIALISLKLLGLKFAMAVNLMRVLIAGLLTGAVTSMLYGFAGAFFSTLAMWITLYFFSNYFSLIGVSLLGALAHNIAQLSVASLIIQNPRIFIYLPVMMFSSIFTGFFIGLAAFFVLEKISFHFKDTSYNTI; encoded by the coding sequence ATGAAAACAAAAAAAATTGTATACTATGGAGTACTTACATCTTTAGGAATAGCGCTTCATATCCTGGAAGGAATGATTCCTAATCCGTTTGTAGGGATTGTACCGGGGGCTAAAATTGGGTTGGCAAACATTATTGCCTTAATTTCTTTGAAGCTACTTGGTCTAAAGTTTGCCATGGCCGTTAACTTAATGCGAGTTTTGATTGCAGGATTGTTGACAGGCGCCGTCACTTCAATGCTATATGGATTTGCGGGTGCTTTTTTTAGCACACTAGCAATGTGGATAACCTTATATTTTTTTAGTAACTACTTTAGTTTGATTGGCGTGAGTTTGTTAGGAGCTTTAGCACATAACATTGCACAGTTAAGTGTTGCAAGTCTTATCATTCAAAATCCTCGTATTTTTATCTATTTACCTGTGATGATGTTTTCTAGCATATTTACCGGTTTCTTTATCGGTCTTGCTGCGTTCTTTGTGTTAGAAAAAATTTCTTTTCACTTTAAAGATACTTCTTACAATACAATCTGA